The sequence agactctgtgtgtctgactgtgtgtgtgtgtctgtctgtgtgtctgtctctctgtctctgtaggactctgtgtgtctgtctttctgtgtgtgtgtctgtctgtgtgtctgtgtgtgtgtctgtctttctgtctgtgtctctgtaggactatgtgtgtgtgtgtgtctgtctgtctgtgtgtctctctgactctgtgtgtctgtctgtctgtgtctctgtaggactctgtgggtgtgtgtgtctgttgatgtctctctgtgtttgtgtgagggtgtttatctgtgtgtgtgtctgtctgtgtgtctctctgactctgtgtgtctgtctttctgtctctgtaggactctgtgtgtctgtctgactgtgtgtgtgtgtctgtctgtgtgtctgtgtgtgtgtctgtctttctgtctgtgtctctgtaggactctgtgggtgtgtgtgtctgttgatgtctctctgtgtttgtgtgagggtgtttatctgtgtgtgtgtctctgtgtgtgtactcaccctgtgcagagcagagtctcctacacacacacagtctgaccGTTGACATTAATGAGGAGTTGACCAGAGAAGCCATAACACACAACTACAGGAAACTACACAACTACAGTGACATGACACATGTAGTTCATAGCACCTAAGCTAGCTGTAGTTGAATAGCCTAAGCTAGCTGTCGCTGGTGTGTCCGGTCGCTCGGCTGTTAGCCACCTAGCTGGGTTAGCTAACGGCTCCACTTCACTAGCTGGAGATctcctacatttcccatcagcccccgCTCAGCGTGAAGTGTCTGTCACGTTCACTTCGAGATTTAAATCACGGACACGCGCAGTGGGAAGACATATCATCATTGGACCAGTACATTGTTAACATCCGGTCCGGGCTCCTGAGAACAAACTCACAACTTCAATAGAAGtgtgacaacaaaacaaacccgCAGTGACTTGGTGAATAAATCACAGGTGGTacagcagtttgtttttgtcGCTTTCTGGAAGCAGACCCTGAACGCAGCAGTACCCATCATTCatagcggcagcagcagcagagcagaccCTCCTGGACGTTAGCTTCACATCACACGTTCGAGTCCCGGACCAGACTCGATCTCCACCATGAAGGATGTCAGCGGGTTcctcaagcagcagcagagccgcAGCTCCACCCCGGAGCTGGCGGCGGAGTGGCACCGCCTGGAGGAGCTCCACAACAAGCGGTGAGCACGGCGGCTAGCGCCAGGCTAGCGCCAGGCTAGCTGACGTTAGCTCACCCATTCATTGTTGATGCTCGCTGAGTCATGAGCTAACAGCTAAcctgaagctaacagctaaccCGAAGCTAACAGTAAACCAGCATCTAACTCTCGAGCTGTGTTCTTAACACCATACTCTCTTTCCCGTCACGTGTTCCAGCTGTGATCCAgtgtacagatgtgtgtgtgatctccgCGGTCTGTCCTCACGTCAACACGTCCTGTCAATCTGAAGCTGCTTGAAActatcacaaacaaacaaacacaacaacagatgcTAAGTTCATCTTTATTGAGCCTGAACAACATGGAGCTCCTGAGTGAGGCCCGTGTCCTCCAGCAGAAGATCCAGACAGAGTTCAGTGAGGAGGAGCGATAAGTTAATGAAGTAGTAGTAACTcttaaaagtgtgtttgtttcaaaacAAGTCACGAACATGATGTCACATCTGCTCACATCCAGGTCAAAGAACTTCTGTGTGTTCTGGACCGGTCAGTAGTCACATGAGGCTGTGGCTAATACTACCAGCTGATTCACTGAGTAATGTGCATATTAATATGTATGATGAAAATCATGTGAATATTTAATTAGTTACCATCTTAAAATGAACAGCCAACACACAATAAGATGAATTAATAAGAAATAACAAGCGGACTAAAGAGAGTAGAAGAGTCTTAAAGCCCAAAAGTCACTTTGCTGAAAAGGCTGTAGGTGTTAAGGACCAGGTGTGATGTcacagctgtgatgtcatgaGGTGCATCCgatgtgatgtcacagctgtgatgtcatgaGGTGCATCCGATGTCATGTcacagctgtgatgtcatgCAGTGGATCCAGATGTGGTGACTGACCATGTGTCCTTCCTGACAGACTGTGGCACCAGCTGACCCTGAAGCTGACGGACTTCGTGAAGGATCCCTGCTTCATGTCCGGAGAAGGCCTGGTTCCGGTAACGTGACCACCTTCTTTCTGAAGATGCAACCAGCTCTAAACTCAATCcacagatttgatttatatgtttGTTTCCTCAGATTTGTAACATGTCAAGTTAATCTTCTTCTTTCAGCTTTATGAAAATTTCATCAGTGACTTCGAACACAGGTGATTTCATATTTCTGGACCCGCAGGACAATCACTGCTCAGTTCCCTCTGTTGGTTTCGATGCTAATGTGTTTGACCTTCTTCATGAACAGGATCAACCCTCTGTCCCTGGTGGAGATCATTCTGTATGTCACCAGACAGATCACAGGTAACGACCACATGACTCAAGTCAGTTCTCTGCAGGATTCTCCCTCGTTCTCCTTCGAGTgtttgagaaatgttttttcttctcagaTCCTAAAGAGGCCATCACTTTTCTGGAGAAGACCAAGGAAAAGGTAAGTTGACGACGGTTTTGAATAATAAGTTCTGTGAGCAGAAAGTGAACACGTGTGTTTTTAGGTGAAAAGCAACGACGAAGCCACTATTCTCTGCAAGACGTCCATCGGCAAACTGTCCCTGGAGATCAACGATCTTCCTGCCACAAAGGTAAGAGCTCCTGAGATCTCATCTCCAAGCTGCTGACACACAACCAGCCTCACACCTCGTTCAGCTGTAACACTACATGTCCtcgagacacagggacagaaacACTGTCTTGtatcttctgtctcttctgaaGCTCTTTTAAATTAGGATATCAAAGTTGACCGCCTGATGTATTTCGTCTTTATCCTCCAGAAAATCATTGAAGAGGTCGAGGAGAAGTTGAATAACTTGCCCGGGGTGACGTCCGTCCACGGCCGGTTTTACGACCTCTCCAGCAAATATTACCGCATCATTGGGAACCACGCGTCCTACTACAAGGACGCCCTGCGCTACCTCGGCTGTGTGGACATTAAAGACCTTCCAGGTGAGCGGAGGCATGACGGGAACCACTTGGCTTTGATCTCTGGAAACCCAGATTGTCAAGTCATATCAGCAGCTTAACGATTTGTATGTTATTGATTCCACAGAAACGGAGAAGCAGGAGAGGGCGTTCACGCTCGGACTGGCAGGCCTCCTGGGAGAAGGAGTTTATAACTTTGGCGAGCTGGTGGGTTTCTCCTCCACGATGTTTTATCAGCTTCCAGCTGAAGTTCGCTGTGATAACAACCAGGTtgactctgtctctgcagctgatgCATCCCGTGCTGCAGTCTCTGAGGAACACTGACAAGCAGTGGCTCATCGACACTCTGTATGCCTTCAATGGAGGCAACGTGGAGAAGTTCCAGGGCTTCAAATCTGCCTGGGGCCAACAGGTAACGAGCGGGGGGGATGATCAGATCCCAGTGACTGCTGGTTTACTGTTTGGATCAGTAGTGACTCCAATCTGAGTTTGAACCACTTTAAATCTTCTAAACGGTGAATGACTAGAAATGAGGTTTTATTTCCCTGATCACCTCAGTTCCTCATCATATGATCTCAGCCTCAGGTTGATGGTTCGTTTTTAGCTTCTGACACAAAAGAGATGAAATGTACCTTTTATTCAGCTTTGTAGAGGAAACAGGACAAATGAAGTACTATGAGTAAAACAGAAATACTATATACAGTGGTTTTATATTCTCTATAAAAAAGGCTGTGGAATAACCACATGTTTCATTGAGGACGACTCAGGTTTCTATAAATTAGCTGGAATTTAAAACATGGAGGGAAATTAGTATTTgttcagtgagacagagactgagaagAGGTGAACATCGGTttgaacacaaaaacagatcCAGCACACATtcagtttttatattaaatttatatataactgatgtttctgttgtgtttttctcttggtCGCAGCCCGACCTCGCAGCACATGAAGCCAAACTGATGCAGAAGatccagctgctctgtgtcatggaggtgaacacacacacactcacacacacacacacacacacacacacactgcggtTCACACTGCCACCTCGTGTTTTTCTTCACGTACGATTCAGTGTTTTCTCACAGAACTCGATTCTGTTTCCAGgtttattctctttatatatttaatatcctTCATGTCATAGATCGTaactttcattcattttagtCTTAAAGTTTTAAATTGAACTAGTTGAAACCTGCTGGAACTCTGTATGACCCATAACCCCTGGGAATTATCATCAGGCtacgcacacgcacactaacacacacacacacacacacacacacttgtcggAGTATGACTCTCCAGTGACACGTTGTGGTCTGACGACGTTTGACTGTGACTCAGAGAATCATCTTTCACTCACCAACGAACCGAACCATCAGTTCTTCAAAGCGTGTGTGATGTTCTCATCATCTCGTTCTGTATCAGAGGAACACGTCCGTTGCTCTGAAGGTTTAAACACAAGGACTGAAATCACTGAACCCGTCTCCTCCTTCCAGATGACCTTCACTCGTCCTGCAAACCACAGACAGCTGACCTTCACAGAGATCGCTCAGAGCGCCAAGATCCCCGTGAATGAGGTCAGTGGTCAGTGGAGGACCAGTTTGATTCACACGGTTCCTTCAGTTTGAACTTGAGATGCTCATTTGAATTGTTGAAGTGCTTCAGGTGTGTCGGCGTGAGGATGTAAAGCCTTGTGCgtcctgcaggtggagctgctggtgatGAAGGCTCTGTCTGTGGGGCTGATTAAAGGGAACATCGACGAGGTGGACCAGAAGGTGCAGATGACCTGGGTGCAGCCCCGAGTCCTGGACCTGCAGCAGGTTAGTGCACCTTGAGTCCTTGTTCTGGTACAGATGAGTCCACCCAGCGCCCTCTAGGGGTCTCAGGTGGCGCTGCAGTCGACCTCGACGCTTTGCCTCCAGGGTCGTTGTCACTCGTTTGGTGGGTGTGTCCGAGGTGTCGGCCAATCAGCATGTGAACCCGACAGTGACGCGCTGGGTTGTGAAGTTGTCAGATGTTTAGCAGCTGTCCAGGTGAAAACAGTGAAACCAGCATGAATCAGTTGTTGAGACTCAGTTCAGCTGTGATGGAAGCTGTGGAGTGTGGAGCTTCTGGCTGCAGGTGGCGctctcagctgctgtttgtgctTTCAGGTGAAAGGGATGAAGGAGCGGTTGGACTTCTGGTGCGGGGACGTGAAGAACATGGCCAtgctggtggagcagcaggccCACGACATCCTCACCTGAACAGCTCGGTCCGGAAACCTCACATTTCTGTTTGCTATCATTTGcctttcttctgtttctgttcattaCCAActtgtaaatgacactttggtATTTTACTAATAAACAACTGGTTGTATCCTCTTCACCACATGGACGAGTCATCATGCCACGCTTTAGATGAAGATACCTCATTTCCTCAATGGGACAATAGTTTGATTTATTATAGTTTTATTACCTGAATGTTAAGAGTCGTCACTGCAGCTCAACTTGATTGTTTCCTAATGTTCCTCTGCATTAATCTGATCATTGCATATTCACAATTTACATGTTGAACATTATGTTAAACTTATAAATTATAAGAATATATGAAGAGATTCTGTAAGAATCCgaaagagcaaagaaaatcCAGTTTCTGTGACTTCACATGAAACATAAACACGTTGAGAACGTGAATCTGCAGATCCTTGGATCCTTTGATCCTTTGATCCTCAGCTCTTCTGTGACTTCACGACACAGAAGAGCCTTGTTCCTGTTTCACGAGTTAACACCAAAACAAAGTTTTTAAGAAAATGCTGCACAAACCCTTTTTTTTGTCCATGCTGATGGTCTGAAAATGGCAAGAACAATTCCTGCTGTACTTTCCACAACATCAAAATAGTTTTAATCAAGTTGCTGCTTGAAAtctcaaaataatttttacAATCACAGAagtcaaagaaagaaagtatGAATCTGAGTGTGGGGAATTTTCTGAAACATCAGCGTCTCCTCCTGGACTCAGTTCAtccaaataaacacaatcaccaatgtttgaatattaataaattCATAACATTTACTTCGTGAGGATCTAAACTCTTAATGAATCTGAGCAGCGTTGAAACAGGGAACATCCGTCATCAAGTGGAAACCACGGCGGTCTGAGTAGTTCTCACACCAGGGTTCTTTCTTGTTACCAgtagggggcgctgtcacttcaCCTGAAGACAAACATCAGATGAATGAGTTCATCTCGGTTAATCACGTTTGTCTTCACAAGACAAATGTAGAATAAACATAATTAAACTGAGGATTCTCGGAAAGTTATTTACATAATAGTAGAAACACGTCTCCAAGTTTTAAGACGAGTTTGATCAGTTGATCATTTTAATGACTTTTatgaaagtaaaatgttttcctGCTTTTCATGTTTAAAGATCTGGTTCACGTTCCTCAggctgtccatcgctgcagctcctctttcagcctctgtctgtctcagtaAGACACTCCCCCTTCTGATAAGGTCTGCTGTGGTTGGTCAACCGCTTCCTGCAGTGAAGGAAACTCAGTGTGATAAGAAAGACctcaaataacagaaaacagCTTTGATAAActttcatttaacatttaatttggtCCACttgaaaacatggaggagagtttaggagctgcagccagacaccagggggcgatggagaggATCTGGCTTCACTTCGGGAGCCGTCATGAATTTATCACGTTTCAACGTCTCATCAAagtgtttgatgtttttctttaaatctacAAACGActtgtttaaatacaaaaattaacaaatatggttaaaacaagatgttttttaaacttctgTTTTTACAGATTCTGTTTGTATCGTTGGTTTTGCGGAGACAACGAGGAAATGACTGTCGCTGCATCTCACTTTGTTTTTGGAAACACAAAAGTTCCTCGTGCACAAGTGGATATGAGTAAAATGAACATTAGCACAGCAAAATGAGACCAACAACAGCAACTCCTTTGTGTGAGTCTCTGGTTGTGTGTTCATGGTCAGAGAAGTGTTGCACTATGAGTCGCTCCCTCTCTTTAATTGTAATCGTCTCCACTAAGTATCTGATTAGTCTCCACTAAGAGGAACAGTGAGCAGAGACTTAAGAACAAGCAGGTGAATGTCATGTTGCTTAGAACCTCACAGTTCCTTTAGTTGTTGAGTTGTGTCCTCAGACGAGTTGTATCACATTGTGCTTCAGAGTCGAGTCctttaaaaacctttaacaACCTCACAGCGAAGTTTTCTGCCTCATTTGCGTCGTTTTCAGATTCTTTGTCGTGACTGAAAAGAACTTTGAGTttgttctcctgctccagtgAACACGGGTCACGCTGCCAGGAACAGAAAcattctacttcctgtttggagACGTTGCTCCAAGGTGAATGTGTGTCGTCGTCTCAGAATCAAATTCAGTCACTGATAAGTTCTCGTAGGTTTGTGGTCGTTGTGCTGTTTGAGAAGGTCGTTGTGGGTCCGAGGTCGTGGCTCACTCCACTGGTTGTGTTCATGTGAAACAACAGAGGACAGGAGCCCGAGTGAAGCTGAGGGTTGAGTGGCAGCTGATCGATGAAGAGACAAACCTCCAGTCTTCAGGAGGACGACTGctgacgaggagagagagaaatgaggctGGATAattaggaagaggaggatgaatccCCGAGGGGACGGAGAGCAGGGAGATCTGGACATGCAGCTATTatctccatccctccgtctctATCTCTTTAAGAGCTCAGAGAAGGAGTGTGCgctcagagagtgtgtgtgtgtgtgtgtgggggaggggtACTGGCTGGGATGGAGCAGTCCTGTAATGAGCAGATttcagagcgagagagagaggcagtgatAGAAAGAGAAGAGCGAGCGAGGCAGATGACTTGGTGGATttaggaaacaacaacaatccaGATTCAGACGAGCGCTGAAACGAGGGAGGacaaagggaagaggagaggaaccgTTTTtctcctgcttgtgtttttcctcctcatcttcaggTCGCagcggagagaggagagatcttcactgtgtgttgtgtctgccgagtgtgtgtttgtgtgtctgtgtgtctctgagcgtTAGCCCCTTCGCTTGTTTCCAGGCTACAGAgaaatctcctcctctcctctgctcctctgatctTCCATCATTTGATGTGGTGGGGGTGCAGCAGGATGCTGTAATGTCTGACTGAGCCGCTCGCCGCTCTGTGGGCCTCTGGGAGCGAAGCCTAGGCCTCAGCCGTCTGGAGCGCCCTGCTGCGAGGCCGAGGCCACGGGCCGGCGAGCTCCCGGCTGCGAGGCTGCGGAgcaggaaggtggaggaggaggtggaggaggtggaggagcctGCACGGCCATGGGGAGCAGCGTGCACGGCAGCTGCGTTGCTCACTCCAGAGCCGTCGCCGAGGCCTAGATCCGCTCTACGTACCGTGATGCTCTCTGTGATGTGCTGTTTTTAAGTCGAGGAGCTGTTACATCCTGAGctaagaggagagggaggcccTGCACCTCCATGGTACCTGAGTCAGACGAGGCCTCCGCCCTCCTCGCTCCCTCGGAGTGAACCGGGCCcttgtctctttctgtttcttgacGTTCTAAGGATTTGCCTAAACCTGTTTCATGCATGTCCACTGGAGGCAGGTTTGACTTTGATGATGGGGGGTCGTACTGCGGGGGGTGGGAGCAGGGTAAGGCCCACGGCCGAGGGGTCTGCACGGGGCCCCAGGGTCAGGGCGAGTACGCAGGGGCCTGGAGCCACGGCTTCGAGGTCCTGGGCGTGTACACGTGGCCCAGTGGGAACAGCTACCAGGGCACCTGGGCGCAGGGCAAGCGCCACGGCATCGGCGTGGAGAGCAAGGGCCGCTGGGAGTACCGGGGCGAGTGGACGCAGGGGTTCAAGGGTCGCTACGGGCAGCTGGAGAGCACGGCCAGCGGGGCCCGGTACGAGGGGACGTGGAGCAACGGCCTGCAGGACGGATACGGCACAGAAACCTACTCTGACGGAGGTAAGAccccccccacatacacacagagccaCTCTCCTGTGAACCCCACTATAACAACGTACCTGACATGAGTTACAGGCTCCGGGGCCCGGGGCCCCAGGGGGCCACAGGTTCACTGACTAGGTTGTAGTTGATCGAGTGTGAGCTCAGCTGGACTCAGAAGGTCGTGTGATCGAGACCCTGAAGTCCAGGACGGGACTGATCTGTTGTTGAGACTGAAAAGAGGCGGGACGTGTGTTCTGATTGGACATCATCAGACCATGTGATGCATGTAACCAGTCTGACGAGATCAGGTGCTGAGTCAGAATGAGGAGATTAAGGTGCAAAGAAAATAGATCCAGCTCTTGACACAGATTTTTATCTCAGAAAACAGAAACTACAAATCACAAATTCACAAATCTTAAAAAGAGAAGACGATTGGCTGTGGGACACAATGTGGGCGGGGCTTCCCTCAGGTGAGGCTGTGAACGTCCAatggagtcaggagtcaggaagAAAAATTCTTACTGTGCAACTAAATCTGGAGGGAGTTGCTAACGATGAGAAGAGTTCATGTTAAAGGTAAcgctaaagcctgaaacatgcttctgcgactgcgtctgcgtcttttcacgccgctgtggcgcaagactcgttttcattcatgcttccccaaccgttgcgcgtcttacaaagcaattccgcgccagaacactaggcggagtaatgctttttgtcgaagacgaccttagagacgccttctttcttcttcgtcgattgtttatttacatagccactgcggctcctcgtagcctttttctgacggacaaatccgccagtcagtgacaggttttacaagtgatcataccatcggatatcttctgccaagtgctcttctatttggtccatattcgttcttctaaatcttccgtcatttctgccggtattatggggcatgaaaccggaaatgcagctccagaagggatgtagagcagaccaatcacagcctttgcgggctgagtgagcttgcggagctttgccata comes from Platichthys flesus chromosome 1, fPlaFle2.1, whole genome shotgun sequence and encodes:
- the psmd13 gene encoding 26S proteasome non-ATPase regulatory subunit 13, yielding MKDVSGFLKQQQSRSSTPELAAEWHRLEELHNKRLWHQLTLKLTDFVKDPCFMSGEGLVPLYENFISDFEHRINPLSLVEIILYVTRQITDPKEAITFLEKTKEKVKSNDEATILCKTSIGKLSLEINDLPATKKIIEEVEEKLNNLPGVTSVHGRFYDLSSKYYRIIGNHASYYKDALRYLGCVDIKDLPETEKQERAFTLGLAGLLGEGVYNFGELLMHPVLQSLRNTDKQWLIDTLYAFNGGNVEKFQGFKSAWGQQPDLAAHEAKLMQKIQLLCVMEMTFTRPANHRQLTFTEIAQSAKIPVNEVELLVMKALSVGLIKGNIDEVDQKVQMTWVQPRVLDLQQVKGMKERLDFWCGDVKNMAMLVEQQAHDILT